The following are from one region of the Hymenobacter sp. YIM 151858-1 genome:
- a CDS encoding HipA family kinase: protein MPNQDLHLRSVDVVRYVTPLREGGSLPALVEADDGFMYVLKFRGAGQGTKALIAELIVGELARALGLRMPELVFCQLDEAFGRTEPDEEIQDLLRFSTGLNLGLHFLAGASTYDPLVNTLDATMASQVVWLDCLTLNVDRTARNTNMLMWHKELWLIDHGAALYVHHTGPGWADVPRRSFPQIKDHVLLPQATQLAAVDGECRRLLTAERLRAIVALVPDDWLNEPDLSPDEQRSAYVRFLENRLAASETFVQEAENARQALV, encoded by the coding sequence ATGCCCAACCAAGATTTGCACCTCCGAAGCGTCGACGTGGTTCGCTACGTGACGCCGTTGCGCGAAGGCGGTTCGCTGCCCGCGCTGGTTGAAGCCGACGACGGCTTTATGTATGTGCTGAAATTTCGGGGGGCAGGCCAAGGCACCAAGGCGCTGATTGCCGAGCTGATTGTGGGCGAACTGGCGCGGGCGCTGGGTTTGCGTATGCCCGAACTGGTCTTTTGCCAGCTCGACGAAGCCTTTGGTCGCACCGAGCCGGATGAGGAAATTCAGGACCTGTTGCGCTTTAGCACGGGGCTGAACCTAGGGCTGCACTTTCTGGCCGGCGCCAGCACCTATGATCCGCTGGTAAACACGCTCGACGCAACAATGGCCTCACAGGTGGTGTGGCTCGATTGCCTTACACTGAACGTTGACCGTACCGCACGCAACACCAACATGCTGATGTGGCACAAGGAGCTGTGGCTGATCGACCACGGAGCGGCCCTTTACGTGCACCACACCGGGCCGGGTTGGGCCGACGTACCGCGCCGTTCCTTTCCGCAGATAAAGGATCATGTACTGCTGCCGCAGGCTACGCAGCTGGCAGCAGTAGATGGAGAGTGCCGGCGGCTGCTCACCGCCGAACGCCTGCGGGCCATTGTGGCGCTGGTACCCGATGATTGGCTGAACGAACCCGACCTCAGCCCCGATGAGCAGCGCAGCGCCTACGTGCGGTTCCTGGAGAACCGCCTGGCCGCATCCGAAACCTTTGTTCAGGAAGCCGAGAATGCCCGACAAGCACTTGTTTGA
- a CDS encoding DUF3037 domain-containing protein, which yields MPDKHLFEYAVLRVVPRVEREEFLNVGVIVYCRSQGFLACRFEVPEARLRAFAAAELDLADVAERLRSFERICRGRKEGGPIGQMGVAERFRWLTATRSTIIQTSAVHPGMCTDAGVALDRLYAQLVG from the coding sequence ATGCCCGACAAGCACTTGTTTGAGTACGCCGTGCTGCGCGTGGTACCGCGCGTAGAGCGCGAAGAGTTTTTGAACGTCGGCGTGATTGTGTATTGCCGTTCGCAGGGGTTTCTAGCCTGCCGCTTCGAGGTGCCGGAGGCGCGCCTGCGGGCTTTTGCCGCGGCCGAGCTCGACCTGGCCGATGTGGCCGAGCGGCTGCGCTCGTTTGAGCGCATTTGCCGCGGCCGCAAGGAGGGAGGGCCAATTGGGCAAATGGGCGTGGCCGAACGGTTTCGTTGGCTTACCGCTACGCGCAGCACGATCATCCAAACGTCGGCGGTGCACCCCGGCATGTGTACTGATGCCGGCGTTGCCCTCGACCGGCTGTACGCGCAGCTGGTGGGCTAG